The Saccopteryx leptura isolate mSacLep1 chromosome 2, mSacLep1_pri_phased_curated, whole genome shotgun sequence genome has a window encoding:
- the SUPT4H1 gene encoding transcription elongation factor SPT4: MRERWRCPAVVLSEIMALETVPKDLRHLRACLLCSLVKTIDQFEYDGCDNCDAYLQMKGNREMVYDCTSSSFDGIIAMMSPEDSWVSKWQRVSNFKPGVYAVSVTGRLPQGIVRELKSRGVAYKSRDTAIKT; the protein is encoded by the exons ATGAGGGAACGCTGGCGGTGTCCCGCTGTTGTTCTGTCCGAGATCATGGCTCTGGAGACGGTGCCCAAGGACTTGCGGCATCTGCGGGCTTGTTTGTTGTGTTCGCTGGTCAAG ACTATAGACCAGTTTGAATATGACGGTTGTGACAATTGTGATGCATACCTTCAGATGAAGGGTAACCGAGAGATGGTATACGACTGCACCAGCTCTTCCTTTGATGG aATCATTGCAATGATGAGTCCAGAGGACAGCTGGGTCTCCAAGTGGCAGCGAGTCA GTAACTTTAAGCCTGGTGTGTATGCGGTGTCAGTCACTGGTCGCCTGCCCCAAG GAATAGTGCGGGAGCTAAAAAGCCGAGGAGTGGCCTACAAATCCAGAGACACGGCTATAAAGACCTAG